CCCCTCCTCAAGTATTTTAATTGTTTGATTAAAGTGTTGCAAGGTAAGGAACAAGGAATTTATATTTCTGGATTGTGATTCGGAGATAGCAAGAGGACGGTGGATGCGGACGCGGCCCGGCCCGCGGAGATTATTCTTCACCTTTTGCCTCCCACCAGGAAATATCCTTTGAAACTCATTAGTAGATTATATACATAATTCTTGAAATGTCAATAAATTTTTACGCTTATTGACAAAATTCTGATTTTCCCATACAATGGAGGGTGAGAAATATGGAGGTAAGTGATGATTAAACTGCCTGAGATAGGTAAGATTTCAGCTGAGGTGTTCAACGAACTTATCTTTCCACACCTCGGTGCAGAACGTCCGGAAATTCTGGTCGGTCCCCGCCACGGGGTTGACGTCGGTATCGTAAAGATCGGCGATAAAGTTATTGCGATGACCAGCGATCCGGTCTTTATCGTGCCTGAATACGGATTTGAACGCGCCGCCTGGTTCGCCGTCCACATCCTCGCTTCAGATGTCGTCACCTCTGGTTTGCCTCCGACTTATCTGACGATTGACCTGAATCTGCCGCTTTCAATATCTGAAGAACAGTTGACCGTAGTATGGAAGACGATCGACCGGGAGTGCAAAAAGATGGGTATGGCGATTGTCTGCGGACATACCGCACGTTATGACAATTGTCATTACCCGATGGTCGGCGGTGCCACGATCCTTGCGCTTGGGGATATCGATCAGTATGTTTCACCCGTTTTTGCGCGGGTCGGCGACAGGATAATAATCACCAAAGGTCCGGCAATCGAAGCGGCGGGTATTTTTGCGACGATGTTTCCTGAGTATATCGCTGAAGAGTACGGAGAAGATTTTGCAAAGAAGTCTCAGGAGATATTCTTCAAGATGTCGGTCGTTGAAGACGCATTGACCGCCGTAAGCGCGGGTATTCGTGACAACGGAGTTTCATCGATGCATGACGCGACCGAATGCGGCATCTGGGGCGGTGTCTTTGAAATCGCCGAAGCCGCCGGTGTCGGCGCCAGAATCAATAAAGAAGCGATCGTGGTTGAAGAGTGTGTCCGGGAGATATGTGAATTGTTCAAAATCGACCCCTATAAGTCGATCAGCGAGGGAACATTGATTATCACCTGTCGGGAACATAAAGCCGACGCCGTGGTCGACGCTCTCAACAAAAAGGGAATAAAGTCTTCTGTCGTCGGTGAACTTATTGAAAAGAAGTTCGGCATAAATGTCGTCGAGGGAAAGAGAGAAAGAAAGATAGAACATCCGCGTGTCGACCCCTTCTGGAAGGCGTTTTACGATGCCCTGGAAAGGCATAAAGAATTTAAAAAATAATGTTCTTTTTCGCTATTCCAGAAGAATCAGTTTTTCGATTCTTTTAATGTCGTTATTCTTCACAGCTTGCCTCCGGTTTTTCTTTGATTGCGACATTTGCCCGCGTCTATTTTCATAATCAACTAATTATATATAAAAAATATCCCTTGTTAAAGGGTGAGTTGGTTTTTAAATATTATTTTCGCACCAGCTCGGCGAGGGTCTTTTCTTCAAAGATTCTTTTGATTGATTTTTCAAGTTCGATCCAGAGTTTTCGCGTAGGACAGGTTTCTATCATTGTGCAGATATCAGGGTTTTTGAGACAGTCCACAGGTGCATAGGGTCCTTCCAGGATTTTATAAATATCAGTAAGTTTTATTTCATCAGGTGGTTTGATCAAAAAATAACCGCCCCGAGCGCCGCGGGTCGCGCCGATCAGCCCGGCGGTTCTGAGGGTGATTACAATCTGTTCCAGATATTTTTTTGAAATTTTCTCACAGCTCGCAATATCCTTAAGAAGAATGGGTCCTTTTTGATAGTTCGCCGCCAGGTCCACGAGCAGTCTCAGACCATAGCGGAACCGGGAAGATACTTTCATACTTTCAGCCTCCTATTGTGTTATATACAGAATAACCGTATCAACCGCTCCGTAGATATCCGGATGCCAGTATTGATTCGGCCATCCGGGATTACTGGTGCTGTCGAGGAAGATCGTGACATAACCGGTGCCCTGCATCTTTGATGTGCCGTAACAGACACTGTCCACCTCAAAAGACCCCGGCATTGAATCGATCGTCGCCGTTGTGATGAGTCTTTCTCGTGACTGTTCGGTGTTGTATGGATCGATATCTCTGAGGCGGAGTATTATTCCGTCCACACCGGTTGAGTCACTCTCTTTTCTTACCCAGCCGTACACATGGCAGACAAGGGGTTCTGCTGTTTCCGCGCACTGCAGAACCAGAAGAGAAAACATAATACACAAAAGCGTGATTTTTTTCATTTTTTTTCTCCATATTTATTATATAGATTATCCTTGAAATGTCAACTCTTATGACTATAATTTAAATTATGAAGGTATTGATAATGCCCGTGCCGATCGGTGCAGGCCATATCAAAGCGGCGAAGGCACTCAAACAGGCGCTCGTGGCTCTGGCACCGGAAATCGAGGTGCGGTTTGAAGATTGTTTTGACTGGGTTTATCCTTTATACGGCACTGCTTACAGGAAGATATACGACTACGCCCAGAAAAAGGGGAGGGCGCTGTTGAAATTTCTGTATCGGGGCGTGGGCATAAAGAGCGGTTCTTCGGAATTCCTCTATCGAATACATAAAGTTCTCGCCCACAAAATCAGGACACTGTTGAAAGAATATTCTCCTGATTATGTACTCTGCACCCATTTCTCGCCGGGATATTTCGCCGCCCTGTATAAGAAAGAATATCTTTATAAGATAGGTATCGTGGTGACCGACTATTATGTGCATCCTCACTGGAGCAATAAGGAGATCGACCATTATTTCATCCCCCATGAATTTTTGATTGAACAGGTTGTTTCCTACGGAGCTCAGAGAGAGAATATTTTTCCGTTCGGTATTCCCGTCGCCCTGGAACTCGAAGGAGAGATCGACAAGGATGCGGCGCGTAAGAGATTCGGGCTGTCGAAGAGCCGAATATCCGCCACCGTGATGGGAAGCAGGGTTTTCGGCGGAGAATGGTTTGAGATTGTAAAGGAGATCGTCGACTTTGATTACGACCTTCTCGTCCTGTGCGGAGAGAATCAGGAGGTTATGGAGAGAATAAAGGCGTTGAAGGGGAGAGCGAGATTGAGCACCTATGGTATGGTGAAAGACATCCATGAGTTGATTGCAGTGACCGACATCCTCATCACCAAAGCCGGCGGCATTACAACGACCGAGGCGATCAAGGCGGGTCCCTGTTTGCTCTTTGCCAATTCAATCGTCGGGCTTGAGGACAAGAACGAGGACTTTCTGATCAAACACGGAGCGGCTCTGCGCCTCACCCGTGAAAATGCAAAGGCAACGGTCGGCGGTCTGTTAAAAGACCCTGAAAAGATGGCGGGAATGAGGCGTGCGATTAAAAAATTACGGAAAAAAGACTCGGCTGCGAATATCGCGAGGGTGATCCTCGACAGTATAAAATGAATCGGGAGATATTCGAAAAGGTCGTCATAGACGTTATAGATTCCCTGCCTCGGTTTCTGCGTGAAAAACTGGAGAACCTGGAGATCGTGATTGAAGACGAGTATATCGAAAAGAAGTCCCTCCTCGGTCTGTACCAGGGGGTTCCTCTCAAGAAGAGGGGTGCGTGGTATGGAAACGTGCTTCCGGACAAGATCATTTTGTTCAAGAACAATATCGAGCGTCTGAGCCGTAATGAAGATGAATTGAAGGAGTGGATTCGCAGGGTCGTGATACACGAGATCGGTCATTATTTCGGTTTCGGTGAGGAAGAATTGAGAAAAGCCGGGTATTAGTCTACATCTTTGTCTCTTTTTTAAATTCTGCAAATTCCCGATACAACCGACGGTCGAGGAACCGTCTGCGGTCGTCTTCTTCTTTCAAATACTGCAGAATTTCTTCACGGAGCTGCATCGCCTTTGTAAAGAAATTTCTTGTTTCGTCAGGCACTCCCAGATAATAATTGATTCTGCTTAGGTAAAAATAGAGCTGAAACTTTGTCTCTTTGGCGCCCCTTAATTTTTCAACCCGTTCCTTGATCTTCATCAGGATCTCTTTTGCATCGTTCAGGTACGTTATCAAAAGTTTTTTATTGGTAAGCGCCTGTGCGATTCTTATCTCCGCCTTTAAAAGGGCGGCGTCGATCTGCAACCCGTGAAATTCACTTCCTTTTATTCGATTGATGATCTCTTCACACATCGTATAGGCTTTTTCATATTCTCTCTGGTGGTGGAAGAGTCGGGCGCGGCTCAGTTCGACATTCAACTCCATTATCCTGCTGCCGAGTTCCTTGAAGATTGTAACCGCCCTGTCGAAATATTCTTTCGCCGCGGTGAAATCTTCTTTCACAAGTTTCAACATCCCGAGTCCCCAGGTTCCATAGCCATTACCCAGGCGGTTGTTGATCTGTTTATTGATCGCCATATATCTTTCAAAATATTCCTCTGCCTTTTGATAATCACCGAGCTGAAAATAGGTGTCGCCGATATTGTAAATCGAGATCGCCTGGGAAAGCAGGTTTCCGGTCTTCACCGCAACCTGAAGTGATTTCTCGAGGTAATCGAG
Above is a window of candidate division WOR-3 bacterium DNA encoding:
- a CDS encoding Rrf2 family transcriptional regulator, which encodes MKVSSRFRYGLRLLVDLAANYQKGPILLKDIASCEKISKKYLEQIVITLRTAGLIGATRGARGGYFLIKPPDEIKLTDIYKILEGPYAPVDCLKNPDICTMIETCPTRKLWIELEKSIKRIFEEKTLAELVRK
- a CDS encoding metallopeptidase family protein; translated protein: MNREIFEKVVIDVIDSLPRFLREKLENLEIVIEDEYIEKKSLLGLYQGVPLKKRGAWYGNVLPDKIILFKNNIERLSRNEDELKEWIRRVVIHEIGHYFGFGEEELRKAGY
- a CDS encoding AIR synthase — protein: MIKLPEIGKISAEVFNELIFPHLGAERPEILVGPRHGVDVGIVKIGDKVIAMTSDPVFIVPEYGFERAAWFAVHILASDVVTSGLPPTYLTIDLNLPLSISEEQLTVVWKTIDRECKKMGMAIVCGHTARYDNCHYPMVGGATILALGDIDQYVSPVFARVGDRIIITKGPAIEAAGIFATMFPEYIAEEYGEDFAKKSQEIFFKMSVVEDALTAVSAGIRDNGVSSMHDATECGIWGGVFEIAEAAGVGARINKEAIVVEECVREICELFKIDPYKSISEGTLIITCREHKADAVVDALNKKGIKSSVVGELIEKKFGINVVEGKRERKIEHPRVDPFWKAFYDALERHKEFKK